The window GGCCCCGCGACAAACAATAGTTGCGGGTTATTTGACATAAGACTAAAGGGTTTTTACATATTGCGCTTTACCATTCTCATCCAATTTAACCAGTTCTTTTCTGTCGCTATATTCATGCACCGCATAGGTATTATTAGGACAAACTGTTGGGTCGTAATAGGTAAGGTAACCACCCTTGGCAAATTTTTCCGCTTTCATGCGTTCGTAGGTTGGCCGCAGTCTTTCACGTAGTTCTTCGTCAGATAACTGGAAGATAGGCGTCGAGCGTAAATCGATGGCGGTTGGGTTACTCATGGTTTGATGAAATGTTCTCATACAAATATAAAGATTGTAGTGTTAAAAAATAAAATGTTACCCGTAAAACTTAAGGTCACAAGGTGCGACCTTAAGTTTTTAATACTCTTAAACCTTAGCATACTTTTGCTTAAGCAAAGACATATCATGACTCACCTTCGTGTCTAGTATTTTGGCGTAATGTTGTGTGGTTTTTATATTCGTATGACCGAGCATTTTACTAACCGTTTCAATTGGTACATCATTAGATAAGGTAACTGTTGTTGCGAACGTATGCCGTGCCAAATGGAATGTTAAATGTTTGACTATACCACTTAGATCCGCAATTTCTTTTAAGTAAGCATTCATCTTTTGATTGCTTAATACAGGTAATAGCAAACCTTGATTTTCGCATTGCGGATAGTCTTGATAGCGATTTATTATAGTAAGGGCTGCCGGCAAAAGCGGAATTCTTGATGACGTATCGGTTTTCTGTCTGCTGGTAAAAATCCATTGTTCACCATCCATTCCCTTTCCAATTTCAACACGCCTGAGTTTTTTAACATCAGCATAAGATAATCCTGTGTAACAGCAAAAAACAAATATATCCCTTACCTGCTTTAAGCGCTCTACAGTTAACTTTTTGTTGTTTGATATGGCGTCCAGTTCCTGCTGTGTGAGAAAAGTACGTTCTTTTGCCTTGGCAGTGGATTTAAAATTGATAAACGGGTTTTGTTTTAGCCAACCATTAGCAATGCAGTGATTAGCTATTTTTTTAAGATGTTTAATGTACTTAGCAGCAGATACACTGGTTATCTTACAATCAGCTTTTAGG is drawn from Mucilaginibacter ginsenosidivorax and contains these coding sequences:
- a CDS encoding site-specific integrase; translated protein: MKSNFHLLFYLRKQKNYKGGPQAVYMRITVNGKRAEMSAGRECDPAKWNSHAGRAIGTKEEIKSLNNYLDSLQTKVRNAHQVLIDANQRITTESLQNQFAGKTEKSHYLMKLFAEHNDKVKALIGNGFESNTLKGYKTSEKHLTGFLQKEYGKTDIEISQLNYAFITGFEFYLKADCKITSVSAAKYIKHLKKIANHCIANGWLKQNPFINFKSTAKAKERTFLTQQELDAISNNKKLTVERLKQVRDIFVFCCYTGLSYADVKKLRRVEIGKGMDGEQWIFTSRQKTDTSSRIPLLPAALTIINRYQDYPQCENQGLLLPVLSNQKMNAYLKEIADLSGIVKHLTFHLARHTFATTVTLSNDVPIETVSKMLGHTNIKTTQHYAKILDTKVSHDMSLLKQKYAKV